CGAAAAAGCGACGCGGGCGGCCCCGATCCCGGGACCGCCCGCGCGCACAGCCGTCAGTCCCGCGCTAGTCGCCGGACTGCTTGAAGATGAACGGACAGGTGACGATCACCACCCCGCCGCCCTTGGGCTTGGGGAACTGCCAGGTGCGCACGCGGCCCGCCACGCAGCTCTCCAGCTCCGCGTTGCCCGCGGTGGACTGGGCCACGTCGGAGGAGACCACCCGGCCCTCGGCGTTGATGACGAACTTCACCGCCACCTTGCCGCCCAGCTTCGGGTACTTGGTGAGCTGGCTCTCGTAGCAGAACCGGATCTGGCTGCGGTTGCGCTGAATCACCTGGCGGATGAGTTCCTTGTCCAGCGAGCCCATGACCAGCGGCTCCGACGAGGTGATGCCCACGTCCACGCTCTGCTTGCCGCCGAGCACACCTACACCGGAGCCATAGCTGGCGGTACCGCCGCCACGGCCCTTGGTGCCGATGCCGCCGATGCCGACGGTGTCACCCGTGCCGCCGCCGCCACCACCGCTGCCGCGGATGCCCAGGCCGCCGAACCCGCCCGAGACGCCCGCCTTGGCACCGAACATGTTGCCCATGGCGTTCTTGAGGTCACCGCCCAGGCCCGCGCTGCCGAAGATGGCGGCCGCGCCACCCTTGCCGCCGAAGATCTTCTGCGTCAGGGCCTTGGCCTCCGCGGTCTTGTCCTTGGTCGCGGTGCGGTTGTTCGTCTTGACTTCGTCCTTCTTGCCCATCTGGCCTTCGTCTTTTTTCTGCTTGGCGGCCAGCTCTCCGCTCTTCTTCTTTTCCTTCTCGGCCTTCTGCTGGTTGAGCTTCTCGAGGAACTTGTTCTTCTGGGTCTCGGGAGGCTTGATGATGAGCTTGGCCAAGCGCGCGTTGTTGCCCGCCAGCTCGTCGGCGAACGCCTCGCCGTCCCCGCTCCGGTTGGCCGCGCTGATGACGAACATCGTCCCGGCGAAGAACGTCAGCAGGAAGATGTTCAGCGTGCGGTAGTCCACCGAGTCGGCGAACGGCACGTGGACCTTCTTGGGCACCGGCTGGAAGGACACCTCCAGCGTGACGCCGCCCAGGTCCACCCAGCAGAAGTCCTCGGACTCCAGCGTCAGCCCGTACATGCCGCCGTCGTTGGAGGCCTTGCCGGACTCGATGACGCCCTTGAGATCCAGCGTCTCGTCCTTGCGGACCAGCTCACCCTTCATCTTCCCCGTGAAGAGCAGCGTGAAGGACTGCCCATCCGTGCGCATCACCTCCATGCGCGGGCTCTCCAGCTTGGAGTCGCCCATGACGAAGTTCACGCCCGCGGCGCTGCCCACCGTGAAGGACTGCTTCTTGCCGGGGGCCAGGAGGAACTCGCCCACCCGCTGATCGCCCCACATGAAGCGCAGGGACACCCCGAGTGGACCGTTCGACTTGCTCCGGCGCACGGTGCGCACGCGCTCGACGGGGGCGGCCGGCTCGGCCACCTGCGGCTGCAGCGTCTCCTGCTTCTGCGTGGCCAGGAACGACGCGTCCACCGCCGGCGCGGCCTCGGGCGCCACGGCCGCCTGGGCCAGGGATGAGGCCAGCGGGGCCTCGGCGATCGGCGCGGGCGCCGCAGCCACCGCCGCCGCGGACTCCGTGCCGGACACCGCGGCCGCCAGGTTCACCGCGGCCATGGCCGCCGGGTTCTCCAGGCGGATGGTGGTGCCACCCACGCGGATCTCGTCGCCGAAGGCAATGCGCCCCTTGTTGACGCGCTTGCCGTTGACGTAGGTGCCCTCGACGCTGCCCATGTCGATGATGGACAACGAGCCGTCCGCCGCCGCCTCGATGACGGAGTGGATGCGGCTGACCTTCTCGTCCTCCAGGCACAGGTGCGCCGAGGACAGGCGGCCGATCTTGATGATGTCCCGGTCGAAGTCCTTCGACGAGACCAGGGTTTCGTTCTTAAAAACTTTGAGCGTCAGAGGAACGGCCATGAAGGCTCCCGGTTGACTGTCCGCGGTGTTGGACACCGCGTGCGGTAGAAGGTTCCCGTACGGCGCGGAATTACAGCTCTCCCACCGACTGCATCACCTTGTCCTGAAAATCCTCGCGGATGCGGATGAGGTTGGAGTGCTTCACCTTCTTGCGCGCCTCCACGTACTCACCGTCCGGCTTCGTGAGGTCACCCTCGATGGTGTCGTCCTCGAAGTCGATGCTGGTCGTCTTGTTGTAGCGCACATTGCCCTCACCACCCTCCGCGGCACCGCCCTCATCCTGGGCAAAAGCCGGAGCCATCGAGAGCATCACGCACGCCATCACGAGCTTCCGCATTACTGCCTCCACGGGCCGGTTGGCCCGAATACGTCCACCGATTCTTCCACTATTTCAGGAATCCAAGCGCGGATCATCTGGCGAGGCCCTTCGGTCCTTCCGGGCCCCCCCAGCGCTGACCGCCCTACATGAAGTCGTCTTCAGGCTCGTCGGAATCCGCCTGGGCTGGATTTTTGGGCTCTGCGGCCCCAGCCCCCGGATCGGCCGCCCCGGCCCCTGCGGCAGGCACCGCCTGGGGTGCCTGCACGTTGCCCGCGGTATTGGCCGCCGCCCCGCCCGCGGCCTTCTGCTTGGCCTCCTCGGCCTGCAGCTGCTTCTGCTGCTCGGCCTGGAGCGCCTCCATCTGCTTGGCCTGGGCCTCGGCGGACTTGGCCTCGTTCTTGGCCTGGATCACCAACTCCGCCTCGCGCAGCAGGTTGAAGACGGGCGCCTCGGCGTTGAGGGCCACGTCGCCGCCGGCCATGCCGATGTACTTCTTGTAGAGCTCCACGGCGCGCTCGGGGGCGTCCTTGGCGCGGTGCAGGATGATGGCGCGGTTGAGGTAGATGGCGGCCAGCTTCGGGTCCAGCTTCTCGGCCGCGTCATACTCCTGCATGGCCTTGTCGTACTGGCCCTGGCCCTTGTAGGCGATGCCCAGGTTGAGGTGCGCGGGGGCGCTCTTGGCCCCCGCCTGGAGGATGCGGCGCAGGTGCTCCTCGGCGCCGGGGTAGTCCTCGGCCTCGAGCGCCAGCTGCGCCAGGATGACGTGCGAGGGCACGTAGTCGGCGCGGGCCTCCAGGGCGCGCTTGAACTGGAGCCGCGCACCGTCGGCATCGCCCTCCTGCTCGAGGATGAGGCCGATGGTGTGGTGCAGCTCGGGGTCGTTCTCGTCGAGCTTCAGGGCGCGCAGGGCCACCAGCTTCGCCATCGCCAGCTGCTTGCGATCGAGGTAGCTGCGCATCATCACCTTGAGCGCCGTGGTGGACTGGGGCTCGCGCATGAGCGCCGCCCGGGAGAACTCCATGGCCCGGTCGTGGTCCCCCGTCTGACGGTAGATCTCCGCCAGGCGGGCCCGGCTCTGGGCATCGTCCGGGTAGCGCTTGAGCACATCCTGGTACAGGGCCACCGCGCCGCCGATGTCCCCCTCGTTCTGGAGCAGGACGGCCATGTTCTCGGAGGCCTGGCGCAGCGACGGCTTCTTCTTCAGCGCGGACTGGTACCAGGCCTTCGCCTCATCCTTCTTGCCCTGCCGCTCGGCGACGACGCCCAGGTTGTAGTCCGCCTCGGCCACGTTCGCGTCCGCCTCCAGGGCGGCCTTGAACTTGCGCTCCAGCGCCGGGTAGTCGAACGCCTTGGACTTCTTCTGCGCGTCGAACGCCTTCACCGCGTCCTCGAAGAGGAGCTTGGCGCGGTTCGAGATGGACACAGGCTCGTTGTTGGCCTGCGGCTGCGGGGTGAGGTTCTTCGGGCCCGTGGGGCCCGTGGCCGAGGAAGAGGCACAGCCCGTGGCGAGCAGCACCACGGCGGCCATCCACAGCGACGTACGGAGGCAACGGGTAGGGT
Above is a window of Stigmatella erecta DNA encoding:
- the gltE gene encoding adventurous gliding motility TPR repeat lipoprotein GltE yields the protein MMNPTRCLRTSLWMAAVVLLATGCASSSATGPTGPKNLTPQPQANNEPVSISNRAKLLFEDAVKAFDAQKKSKAFDYPALERKFKAALEADANVAEADYNLGVVAERQGKKDEAKAWYQSALKKKPSLRQASENMAVLLQNEGDIGGAVALYQDVLKRYPDDAQSRARLAEIYRQTGDHDRAMEFSRAALMREPQSTTALKVMMRSYLDRKQLAMAKLVALRALKLDENDPELHHTIGLILEQEGDADGARLQFKRALEARADYVPSHVILAQLALEAEDYPGAEEHLRRILQAGAKSAPAHLNLGIAYKGQGQYDKAMQEYDAAEKLDPKLAAIYLNRAIILHRAKDAPERAVELYKKYIGMAGGDVALNAEAPVFNLLREAELVIQAKNEAKSAEAQAKQMEALQAEQQKQLQAEEAKQKAAGGAAANTAGNVQAPQAVPAAGAGAADPGAGAAEPKNPAQADSDEPEDDFM
- the gltG gene encoding adventurous gliding motility protein GltG translates to MAVPLTLKVFKNETLVSSKDFDRDIIKIGRLSSAHLCLEDEKVSRIHSVIEAAADGSLSIIDMGSVEGTYVNGKRVNKGRIAFGDEIRVGGTTIRLENPAAMAAVNLAAAVSGTESAAAVAAAPAPIAEAPLASSLAQAAVAPEAAPAVDASFLATQKQETLQPQVAEPAAPVERVRTVRRSKSNGPLGVSLRFMWGDQRVGEFLLAPGKKQSFTVGSAAGVNFVMGDSKLESPRMEVMRTDGQSFTLLFTGKMKGELVRKDETLDLKGVIESGKASNDGGMYGLTLESEDFCWVDLGGVTLEVSFQPVPKKVHVPFADSVDYRTLNIFLLTFFAGTMFVISAANRSGDGEAFADELAGNNARLAKLIIKPPETQKNKFLEKLNQQKAEKEKKKSGELAAKQKKDEGQMGKKDEVKTNNRTATKDKTAEAKALTQKIFGGKGGAAAIFGSAGLGGDLKNAMGNMFGAKAGVSGGFGGLGIRGSGGGGGGTGDTVGIGGIGTKGRGGGTASYGSGVGVLGGKQSVDVGITSSEPLVMGSLDKELIRQVIQRNRSQIRFCYESQLTKYPKLGGKVAVKFVINAEGRVVSSDVAQSTAGNAELESCVAGRVRTWQFPKPKGGGVVIVTCPFIFKQSGD
- the cglF gene encoding adventurous gliding motility protein CglF, whose amino-acid sequence is MRKLVMACVMLSMAPAFAQDEGGAAEGGEGNVRYNKTTSIDFEDDTIEGDLTKPDGEYVEARKKVKHSNLIRIREDFQDKVMQSVGEL